The Fictibacillus arsenicus genome contains a region encoding:
- the purB gene encoding adenylosuccinate lyase: MIERYTRPEMGAIWTDENKYQAWLEVEILACEAWAELGEIPKEDVKKLRENASFDINRILEIEEETRHDVVAFTRAVSETLGDERKWVHYGLTSTDVVDTALSYLLKQANDILAKDLDRFVEILGEKAKEHKYTVMMGRTHGVHAEPTTFGLKLALWYEEMKRNVERFKQASDTVRFGKISGAVGTYANIDPFVEKYVCEKLGLEASPISTQTLQRDRHAHYMSTLALIATSIEKFATEVRGLQKSETREVEEFFAKGQKGSSAMPHKRNPIGSENMTGLARVIRGYMMTAYENVSLWHERDISHSSAERVILPDATIALNYMLDRFGNIIKKLTVFPENMKRNMDRTYGLIYSQRVLLKLIDKGMAREEAYDTVQPKAMQAWEEGVQFRTLVEAEPKITDKLTPEEISECFDYSYHLSHVDTIFDRLGL, encoded by the coding sequence ATGATTGAACGTTATACTCGCCCAGAGATGGGAGCTATTTGGACGGATGAAAATAAATATCAAGCATGGCTGGAAGTTGAGATCCTAGCATGTGAAGCATGGGCGGAACTTGGTGAGATCCCTAAGGAAGACGTGAAGAAGCTTCGTGAAAATGCGTCGTTTGATATCAACCGCATTTTAGAGATCGAAGAAGAAACACGCCATGATGTAGTTGCTTTTACAAGAGCCGTTTCTGAGACGCTTGGAGATGAGCGCAAGTGGGTGCACTACGGCCTTACTTCAACAGACGTGGTTGATACAGCATTATCTTACCTTCTAAAACAAGCGAACGACATCTTAGCAAAAGACCTTGATCGCTTTGTTGAAATTCTAGGTGAGAAAGCGAAAGAACATAAGTACACAGTTATGATGGGACGTACGCATGGTGTACACGCTGAGCCGACAACATTCGGATTGAAGCTTGCTCTATGGTATGAAGAAATGAAGCGAAACGTTGAACGCTTTAAGCAAGCGTCTGATACGGTACGTTTCGGAAAGATCTCTGGAGCTGTTGGAACATATGCCAACATCGATCCATTCGTTGAAAAATATGTGTGTGAAAAGCTTGGGTTAGAAGCTTCACCAATCTCTACACAGACACTGCAGCGCGACCGTCACGCACACTATATGTCAACACTTGCTTTGATTGCAACAAGTATCGAGAAGTTTGCAACAGAAGTTCGCGGACTTCAAAAGAGTGAAACGCGTGAAGTAGAAGAGTTCTTTGCAAAAGGCCAAAAAGGTTCTTCTGCAATGCCGCATAAACGAAATCCGATCGGTTCTGAAAACATGACAGGGCTTGCTCGTGTGATCCGCGGTTACATGATGACAGCTTACGAAAACGTGTCTCTATGGCATGAACGAGACATCTCGCATTCATCTGCTGAACGTGTGATTCTGCCGGATGCAACGATCGCACTTAATTACATGCTGGACCGTTTTGGCAACATCATCAAAAAATTAACGGTGTTCCCAGAGAACATGAAGCGCAACATGGATCGCACGTATGGATTGATCTACTCACAGCGCGTTCTTTTAAAACTGATCGACAAAGGCATGGCCCGTGAAGAAGCGTATGACACGGTGCAGCCAAAAGCGATGCAAGCTTGGGAAGAAGGCGTGCAGTTTAGAACATTAGTAGAAGCTGAACCAAAAATCACAGACAAATTAACACCTGAAGAAATCTCTGAATGCTTTGATTACAGTTACCACTTGTCACATGTCGATACGATTTTCGACAGATTAGGGCTTTAA
- the purC gene encoding phosphoribosylaminoimidazolesuccinocarboxamide synthase, translating into MEKLEQLYEGKAKRIYRTTEEDVVWVSYKDSATAFNGEKKAEIEGKGRLNNEISTILFELLKEKGIESHFVKRVSETEQLVKKVTIIPLEVVVRNIAAGSLSKRTGLPEGQILPKTILEYYFKNDDLGDPLINEDHIDILNIATKEQLEIISEQAFQINEVLTSYFAQKNVKLVDFKLEFGVDRDGQLLLADEISPDTCRLWDAETNEKLDKDVFRRELGSLTDAYETILKRLGGLSCTK; encoded by the coding sequence ATGGAGAAGTTAGAGCAGCTGTATGAAGGAAAAGCGAAACGAATTTACCGTACTACAGAAGAAGATGTTGTATGGGTAAGCTACAAAGATTCCGCTACCGCTTTTAATGGGGAGAAAAAAGCAGAGATCGAAGGAAAAGGCAGACTCAACAATGAAATATCAACCATTCTGTTCGAGTTGCTGAAAGAAAAAGGCATTGAATCTCACTTTGTAAAACGAGTTTCAGAAACTGAACAGCTCGTGAAGAAGGTGACCATCATTCCCTTAGAAGTGGTCGTACGCAACATCGCAGCCGGTTCACTTTCAAAACGGACTGGTTTGCCAGAAGGACAGATCCTGCCAAAAACCATTCTAGAATACTACTTCAAAAACGATGACCTTGGTGATCCGCTTATTAACGAAGATCACATCGATATTTTGAACATAGCAACAAAAGAACAGCTCGAAATCATTTCAGAGCAAGCGTTTCAGATCAATGAAGTCCTGACATCCTATTTTGCTCAGAAGAATGTAAAGCTTGTAGATTTTAAGCTTGAGTTCGGAGTTGATCGCGACGGACAGCTGCTGCTTGCTGATGAAATTTCTCCGGATACTTGCAGACTATGGGATGCTGAAACGAACGAGAAGCTTGATAAAGATGTGTTCCGCCGTGAACTTGGAAGTTTAACAGATGCTTATGAAACTATTTTAAAACGTCTAGGAGGCCTATCATGTACAAAGTAA
- the purS gene encoding phosphoribosylformylglycinamidine synthase subunit PurS — MYKVKVYVTLRESVLDPQGKAVMHSLHKMGQSEVEDVRIGKYLELTLQKGDYDLDEKIVAMCSKLLSNPVIEDYRYEVEEVVAQ; from the coding sequence ATGTACAAAGTAAAAGTTTATGTAACGCTAAGAGAGAGTGTATTGGACCCGCAAGGAAAGGCAGTTATGCATTCGCTTCATAAGATGGGACAGTCAGAGGTTGAAGACGTACGTATCGGCAAGTATCTGGAGCTGACACTTCAAAAAGGCGACTATGATCTGGACGAGAAGATTGTTGCTATGTGCTCTAAACTTTTATCCAATCCGGTGATTGAGGACTACCGGTATGAGGTGGAGGAGGTTGTTGCACAGTGA
- the purQ gene encoding phosphoribosylformylglycinamidine synthase subunit PurQ yields the protein MKFAVIVFPGSNCDTDMYHAVKDELGMDVEYVWHDASDLSGFDGILLPGGFSYGDYLRTGSIAQFSNVMSEVVKAAKEGKPVLGVCNGFQILLETGLLPGAMRRNESLKFICQPEELKVQNACTIFTSQYEKGEVISVPVAHGEGNYYCDEETLKVLKENDQIVFTYAKNPNGSVEDIAGITNKEGNVLGMMPHPERAVDELLGSKDGLKLFQSIVKSWRERYVAAT from the coding sequence GTGAAGTTTGCAGTAATCGTTTTCCCAGGATCAAACTGTGACACAGATATGTATCATGCGGTAAAAGATGAGCTTGGCATGGATGTTGAGTACGTTTGGCATGATGCATCAGACTTAAGTGGATTTGACGGTATTTTATTGCCAGGCGGCTTTTCATATGGAGATTATTTACGTACTGGTTCGATCGCACAATTTTCAAATGTGATGAGTGAAGTTGTAAAAGCAGCCAAAGAAGGAAAACCCGTTCTAGGTGTATGCAACGGTTTTCAGATTTTGCTTGAAACTGGTCTCTTGCCTGGGGCGATGCGCCGAAACGAATCTCTGAAATTTATCTGCCAGCCGGAAGAGCTTAAAGTTCAGAATGCGTGCACAATTTTTACATCTCAATACGAAAAAGGTGAAGTGATCTCTGTTCCAGTTGCACATGGTGAAGGCAACTATTACTGCGATGAAGAGACGCTAAAAGTGCTGAAAGAAAACGATCAGATCGTATTCACATATGCAAAAAATCCGAACGGATCTGTTGAGGATATTGCCGGAATTACGAACAAAGAGGGCAATGTACTTGGGATGATGCCGCACCCAGAACGCGCTGTTGATGAGCTGTTAGGAAGCAAGGATGGACTGAAGTTATTTCAATCAATCGTGAAGAGCTGGAGGGAACGCTATGTCGCTGCAACATGA
- the purL gene encoding phosphoribosylformylglycinamidine synthase subunit PurL yields the protein MSLQHEPTSSQIKEQKLYREMGLSDSEFELVEKIIGRLPNWTETGLFSVMWSEHCSYKNSKPVLSKFPTKGERVLQGPGEGAGIVDIGDGQAVVFKIESHNHPSAIEPYQGAATGVGGIIRDVFSMGARPIAMLNSLRFGELESPRVKYLFEQVVAGIAGYGNCIGIPTVGGEVQFDPSYEGNPLVNAMCVGLIDHKDIKKGQAKGAGNSVMYVGAKTGRDGIHGATFASEELSEASEEKRPAVQVGDPFMEKLVMEACLELIHNCDALVGIQDMGAAGLTSSSAEMASKAGMGIEMNLDLIPQRETGMTAYEMMLSESQERMLLVVENGREHEVEKIFAKWDLDCVTVGTVIEEQVLRLTHQGEIVADVPVDALAEDAPVYHKPSKEPAYYAEFQAQEEYIPEVTSFKSTLLSLLEQPTIASKEWVYNQYDYMVRTNTVVAPGSDAAVVRIRGTKKALAMTTDCNSRYLYLDPEVGGKIAVAEAARNLVCSGAKPLAVTDCLNFGNPEKPEIFWQLEKSADGMSAACTKLETPVIGGNVSLYNETNGVAVYPTPVIGMVGLIEDTKHIVTQSFKEAGDIIYLIGDSKPEFGGSELQKMKEGRIFGKAPHIDLEVEENRQRDLLEAIQKGLIASAHDVAEGGLSVALAESVMDGKVGASVTLTDEPIGSLFGESQSRFLVTVKPENQDEFQQLVKDAKIIGFVRSESGLAIDNEQGEELLSCTLQELQDAWKGAIPCLLTSKV from the coding sequence ATGTCGCTGCAACATGAACCAACAAGTTCTCAAATTAAAGAACAGAAATTGTACCGTGAAATGGGCTTAAGTGATTCAGAGTTTGAATTGGTAGAAAAGATTATTGGAAGACTTCCGAACTGGACGGAAACTGGATTGTTCTCTGTTATGTGGAGTGAACACTGTTCTTATAAAAATTCAAAACCTGTGTTGAGCAAGTTCCCGACAAAGGGAGAGCGTGTGCTGCAAGGACCAGGTGAAGGTGCTGGTATCGTGGATATCGGTGACGGCCAGGCGGTTGTATTTAAGATTGAATCTCACAACCATCCATCAGCCATTGAACCATATCAAGGAGCTGCTACTGGTGTTGGCGGAATCATCCGTGACGTTTTCTCAATGGGAGCGCGTCCGATCGCAATGCTGAACTCGCTTCGTTTTGGTGAATTAGAATCACCTCGTGTTAAGTATTTGTTTGAGCAGGTTGTAGCTGGGATTGCAGGCTACGGGAACTGTATCGGTATTCCGACAGTTGGCGGAGAAGTTCAGTTTGATCCGTCATACGAAGGCAACCCGCTCGTTAACGCTATGTGTGTTGGTTTGATCGATCATAAAGATATAAAGAAGGGCCAGGCAAAGGGTGCAGGGAACTCCGTAATGTACGTTGGAGCGAAAACAGGCCGAGACGGAATCCACGGTGCAACGTTTGCATCAGAAGAGCTTTCTGAAGCATCTGAAGAAAAACGTCCAGCAGTTCAAGTGGGCGATCCGTTCATGGAAAAGCTTGTAATGGAAGCGTGCCTGGAGCTGATTCATAACTGTGATGCTCTTGTTGGAATTCAGGATATGGGTGCAGCAGGTTTGACAAGCTCGTCTGCTGAGATGGCAAGTAAAGCTGGCATGGGAATCGAGATGAACCTTGACCTTATTCCGCAGCGTGAAACAGGTATGACGGCATATGAGATGATGCTTTCTGAATCTCAAGAACGCATGCTGTTAGTTGTTGAAAATGGCCGTGAGCATGAAGTAGAAAAGATTTTTGCGAAGTGGGATCTAGATTGTGTAACGGTTGGAACGGTTATCGAAGAACAAGTACTGCGCCTCACTCATCAAGGTGAGATTGTAGCAGATGTACCGGTCGATGCACTTGCAGAAGATGCACCTGTTTATCATAAGCCATCAAAAGAGCCGGCATATTATGCTGAGTTCCAAGCGCAAGAAGAATATATCCCTGAGGTTACTAGCTTCAAATCTACGCTGTTATCACTTTTAGAGCAGCCGACGATCGCGAGCAAAGAGTGGGTTTATAACCAATATGACTACATGGTTCGCACGAATACAGTTGTTGCGCCGGGTTCTGACGCAGCGGTTGTAAGAATAAGAGGGACGAAAAAGGCTCTTGCGATGACAACGGATTGTAATTCTCGCTATTTATATCTTGATCCGGAAGTTGGCGGAAAGATTGCTGTTGCTGAAGCGGCTCGTAACCTTGTATGTTCTGGTGCGAAGCCATTAGCTGTAACTGACTGCTTAAACTTCGGAAACCCTGAGAAGCCTGAGATCTTCTGGCAGCTTGAAAAATCTGCTGACGGCATGAGCGCGGCATGTACCAAGCTTGAGACTCCTGTAATCGGCGGAAACGTATCCCTTTATAACGAAACAAATGGTGTAGCGGTTTACCCAACACCTGTTATTGGTATGGTCGGGCTGATCGAGGATACAAAGCACATTGTAACGCAAAGCTTTAAAGAAGCGGGAGACATCATTTATCTGATCGGTGACAGCAAGCCTGAGTTTGGTGGAAGCGAGCTTCAGAAGATGAAAGAAGGACGCATTTTCGGCAAAGCGCCTCACATCGATCTTGAAGTGGAAGAAAACAGACAGCGTGATCTTTTAGAGGCGATTCAAAAAGGACTTATCGCATCTGCACATGATGTGGCAGAAGGCGGACTTTCAGTAGCACTTGCTGAATCTGTGATGGACGGAAAAGTCGGGGCGAGCGTTACACTGACAGATGAGCCGATCGGCAGCCTTTTCGGAGAATCACAATCCCGTTTCTTAGTAACGGTAAAACCTGAAAATCAAGACGAGTTCCAACAGCTTGTAAAAGATGCAAAAATCATAGGGTTTGTACGTTCTGAGAGCGGTCTTGCGATCGATAATGAGCAGGGTGAAGAGTTATTATCCTGTACGCTCCAGGAACTGCAAGATGCCTGGAAAGGAGCAATTCCATGCTTGCTGACATCAAAGGTTTAA
- the purF gene encoding amidophosphoribosyltransferase — MLADIKGLNEECGVFGIWGHPDAAQLTYYGLHSLQHRGQEGAGIVVTDGERLRIHKGSGLVNDVFSKGELEGLIGHGAIGHVRYSTAGGNELANVQPLLFRSQTNSLALAHNGNLVNANALKHQLESQGSIFQTTSDTEVLAHLIKRSGYFTLKEKVQNALTMLKGAYAFLVMTENEMMVALDPNGLRPLSLGMLGDAYVVASETCAFDVIGATYVRDVQPGELLIINEDGLTVDRFSTSVQRSMCSMEYIYFSRPDSNIEGINVHAARKSLGKKMYEEAPVEADVVTGVPDSSISAAIGYAEASGIPYEIGLIKNRYVGRTFIQPSQELRELGVKMKLSPVRGIVEGKRVVMVDDSIVRGTTSRRIVKMLRAAGAKEVHVRITAPPIAHPCYYGIDTSERAELIASKHSVDEIREIIGADSLSFISVEGLMEGIGRSNSEPNCGQCLACFTGRYPTEIYPDTVLPYEKELV, encoded by the coding sequence ATGCTTGCTGACATCAAAGGTTTAAACGAAGAATGCGGCGTATTTGGTATTTGGGGTCACCCAGATGCTGCGCAGTTAACATATTATGGCCTGCACAGTCTGCAGCATCGCGGGCAAGAGGGTGCTGGAATTGTTGTAACGGATGGAGAACGCCTCCGCATTCATAAAGGGAGCGGTCTTGTGAATGATGTTTTTAGTAAAGGCGAGTTAGAGGGTTTGATTGGGCATGGTGCGATTGGCCATGTCCGGTATTCAACAGCTGGCGGAAACGAGCTTGCAAACGTTCAGCCCTTGTTGTTCCGCTCTCAAACTAATTCACTTGCACTAGCGCATAACGGAAACCTAGTGAATGCCAATGCATTGAAACATCAGTTGGAGTCACAAGGAAGTATTTTTCAGACGACATCTGATACGGAAGTACTGGCGCATCTTATAAAGCGCAGCGGATATTTTACATTAAAGGAAAAAGTCCAAAACGCACTTACGATGTTAAAAGGTGCATATGCATTTTTAGTCATGACGGAAAACGAGATGATGGTGGCGTTAGATCCAAACGGCTTGCGTCCATTGTCTCTAGGTATGCTAGGTGACGCTTATGTAGTAGCTTCTGAAACATGTGCATTTGATGTAATCGGTGCAACATACGTACGTGACGTGCAGCCGGGAGAACTTTTAATCATTAACGAAGATGGCTTAACGGTAGACCGTTTTTCAACTTCTGTACAGCGGTCGATGTGTTCGATGGAATATATTTATTTTTCAAGACCAGACAGCAATATTGAAGGAATTAACGTACATGCAGCACGAAAAAGTCTTGGTAAGAAGATGTATGAAGAAGCGCCAGTTGAAGCGGATGTTGTAACAGGTGTTCCTGATTCAAGTATCTCAGCAGCGATCGGTTATGCGGAAGCATCCGGGATTCCTTATGAGATCGGCTTGATTAAAAACCGTTATGTAGGAAGAACATTCATCCAGCCTTCACAAGAACTGCGTGAACTCGGCGTAAAGATGAAGCTTTCACCGGTTCGGGGAATTGTGGAAGGCAAGCGTGTTGTTATGGTGGATGATTCAATCGTTCGCGGAACTACAAGCCGCCGTATCGTAAAAATGCTGCGTGCCGCGGGCGCGAAAGAGGTGCATGTAAGAATTACAGCACCGCCGATCGCCCATCCGTGCTACTACGGAATTGATACGTCAGAGCGTGCAGAACTTATCGCATCAAAGCATTCGGTTGATGAGATCCGTGAAATTATCGGCGCTGATTCTTTATCTTTTATTTCCGTTGAAGGATTGATGGAGGGGATTGGCCGCTCGAACTCAGAACCGAACTGCGGTCAGTGTTTAGCTTGTTTTACAGGACGTTATCCGACAGAAATTTATCCAGATACAGTTTTACCATATGAAAAAGAGCTTGTTTAA
- the purM gene encoding phosphoribosylformylglycinamidine cyclo-ligase, with the protein MAEAYKQAGVNIEAGYEAVDRIKKHALRTKRPEVLAGLGGFGAMFDLSGFSHKEPVLVSGTDGVGTKLMLAFMMDKHDTIGVDAVAMCVNDIVAQGAEPLYFLDYIACGTLHPEKVEQIVKGIADGCEQAGCALIGGETAEMPGMYSSEEYDLAGFTVGIAEKSKLINGSRIGENDVLIGLASNGLHSNGFSLVRKVLLDSAGLDLNEQYDGLSKPLGEELLTPTRIYVKPLLEVFNKFDVNGVAHITGGGFIENIPRMLPEGLAAEIDYGSWPVPPVFDLIEEKGSLTRKEMFTTFNMGIGMVLAVSEENMLPIIRLLEETGEKPYIIGRVKKGEGVIFGGGSIE; encoded by the coding sequence ATGGCAGAAGCATATAAGCAAGCGGGAGTGAATATCGAAGCAGGTTATGAAGCGGTTGACCGGATCAAGAAACATGCACTGAGAACAAAACGTCCAGAAGTGCTTGCTGGACTTGGAGGATTTGGTGCGATGTTTGATCTATCAGGTTTCTCACACAAAGAACCGGTGCTTGTTTCAGGAACAGACGGAGTAGGAACGAAATTGATGCTCGCTTTTATGATGGATAAGCATGACACGATTGGTGTTGATGCCGTTGCCATGTGTGTGAACGATATTGTAGCGCAAGGAGCAGAGCCGCTTTATTTCCTGGACTATATTGCTTGCGGCACACTTCACCCTGAAAAAGTAGAACAGATCGTAAAAGGCATCGCGGACGGCTGCGAGCAGGCAGGCTGCGCACTTATCGGGGGAGAAACAGCTGAGATGCCAGGCATGTACAGCAGTGAAGAGTATGACCTAGCGGGTTTTACCGTGGGCATTGCTGAGAAATCTAAATTGATTAACGGCTCTCGAATTGGAGAGAACGATGTGTTGATCGGACTTGCTTCTAACGGACTGCACTCAAACGGTTTTTCTCTTGTTCGAAAGGTCTTATTAGACAGTGCAGGGCTGGACTTGAACGAACAATATGACGGGTTGTCTAAACCGCTTGGTGAAGAGCTTCTGACCCCAACAAGAATCTATGTAAAACCGTTATTGGAAGTCTTTAATAAATTCGATGTAAATGGTGTGGCTCACATTACAGGCGGCGGTTTTATCGAAAACATCCCGCGCATGCTGCCAGAAGGACTTGCTGCAGAAATTGATTATGGCTCATGGCCAGTTCCTCCAGTTTTTGATCTGATCGAAGAAAAAGGCAGCCTCACACGAAAAGAGATGTTCACGACATTTAATATGGGAATCGGCATGGTTCTTGCTGTCTCAGAAGAGAACATGCTGCCGATCATCCGTCTTTTAGAAGAAACAGGCGAGAAGCCGTACATTATCGGACGTGTTAAAAAAGGTGAAGGCGTTATTTTTGGCGGAGGATCGATCGAATGA
- the purN gene encoding phosphoribosylglycinamide formyltransferase has protein sequence MKRIAVFASGSGSNFQAIADAVENETLMAEIQLLVCDKPGAKVIERARKLNIPIFTFVPNTFASKAEFEKEIVNELEGHSVEFIVLAGYMRLIGNVLLDAFEGRIVNVHPSFLPAFPGKDAVGQALEANVAETGVTVHYVDSGMDTGPIIEQVKIPVFPGDTRETLQERIQKAEHQLYPAIINKLLQKDTVGGIVQ, from the coding sequence ATGAAAAGAATAGCTGTGTTTGCTTCAGGAAGCGGAAGCAACTTTCAAGCGATTGCAGATGCTGTGGAAAATGAAACGCTTATGGCTGAAATACAGCTCTTGGTATGCGATAAGCCCGGAGCAAAAGTCATAGAAAGAGCCCGCAAGCTTAACATTCCGATTTTTACTTTTGTACCGAACACGTTTGCCTCTAAAGCTGAATTTGAAAAAGAGATTGTGAATGAACTTGAAGGACATAGCGTTGAGTTTATTGTACTTGCAGGCTATATGCGGCTCATTGGTAACGTACTGCTGGATGCTTTTGAAGGAAGAATCGTTAACGTTCATCCTTCTTTCCTGCCGGCCTTTCCAGGCAAGGATGCAGTCGGTCAGGCATTAGAAGCGAATGTTGCAGAAACAGGCGTTACCGTTCATTATGTAGACAGCGGAATGGACACAGGGCCGATCATTGAACAAGTGAAAATTCCGGTATTTCCTGGAGATACAAGAGAAACGCTGCAGGAACGTATACAGAAAGCTGAACATCAATTGTACCCAGCCATCATAAACAAACTATTACAAAAAGACACCGTAGGAGGCATTGTACAATGA
- the purH gene encoding bifunctional phosphoribosylaminoimidazolecarboxamide formyltransferase/IMP cyclohydrolase — MTIKRALVSVSNKEGLLPFAEKLASHGVEIISTGGTKKALEEAGIPVIGISEVTGFPEIMDGRVKTLHPKIHGGLLAVRDNETHKQAMQENEIAPIDLVVVNLYPFKETIAKENVAFSDAIENIDIGGPSMLRSAAKNHAYVTVVVDPRDYETVAGELENAGSVSEETRRRLAAKTFRHTAAYDALIAEYLTAAVEEEHPESFTVTYEKKQDLRYGENPHQKAAFYAKPLAGSLSLTNAEQLHGKELSYNNINDADAALSIVKEFVDPAVVAVKHMNPCGVGTGSTVLEAYTRAFEADPVSIFGGIIASNTEVDLVTAEKLAEIFLEIIIAPSFTDEALEILTKKKNIRLLKLDFTEGKGIAKKVTTVSGGMLVQEEDVYGLDDANVTIPTKRQPTEQEWKDLKLAWKVVKHVKSNAIVLAKDEMTVGVGAGQMNRVGAAKIAIEQAGDRAQGSALGSDAFFPMDDTVEAAARAGVTAIIQPGGSIKDEDSIKKADEHGITMVFTGVRHFKH, encoded by the coding sequence ATGACCATTAAACGAGCATTAGTGTCCGTATCGAATAAAGAAGGCTTGCTTCCTTTTGCAGAAAAATTAGCGAGTCATGGTGTAGAGATCATCTCGACTGGCGGAACGAAAAAAGCATTAGAGGAAGCAGGGATTCCGGTCATCGGGATTTCGGAAGTGACAGGTTTTCCAGAGATTATGGACGGCCGTGTAAAAACATTGCATCCAAAAATTCATGGCGGACTTCTTGCTGTCCGTGACAATGAAACACACAAACAAGCCATGCAAGAAAATGAGATTGCACCTATCGACCTTGTTGTCGTTAACTTATATCCGTTTAAAGAAACGATTGCAAAAGAGAATGTAGCATTTTCTGATGCGATTGAGAATATTGATATCGGCGGACCGAGCATGCTTCGTTCTGCAGCAAAAAATCATGCTTATGTAACGGTTGTAGTAGATCCAAGGGATTATGAGACAGTTGCTGGTGAATTAGAGAACGCAGGTTCAGTAAGTGAAGAGACGCGCCGCAGACTTGCAGCAAAGACTTTCCGCCATACAGCAGCGTATGACGCGCTAATCGCGGAATACTTAACAGCAGCGGTAGAAGAAGAACACCCAGAATCATTTACTGTCACGTATGAGAAGAAGCAAGATCTTCGCTACGGGGAAAACCCTCATCAAAAAGCGGCGTTCTATGCAAAACCGCTCGCTGGCTCGCTTTCATTAACAAATGCTGAACAGCTTCACGGAAAAGAGCTTTCGTACAACAACATCAATGACGCTGATGCTGCACTTTCAATCGTAAAAGAGTTCGTTGACCCGGCTGTTGTTGCGGTTAAACATATGAATCCGTGTGGAGTGGGTACAGGTTCGACTGTGCTGGAAGCTTATACGCGTGCTTTCGAAGCGGACCCGGTTTCAATCTTTGGCGGAATTATCGCTTCAAATACAGAAGTTGATTTAGTGACGGCAGAGAAGTTGGCAGAAATTTTCCTGGAGATCATTATAGCTCCCTCATTTACAGACGAAGCTTTAGAAATTTTAACAAAGAAGAAGAATATCCGCTTGTTAAAGCTCGATTTTACTGAAGGTAAAGGAATTGCTAAAAAAGTAACGACTGTTTCTGGCGGGATGCTTGTTCAGGAAGAAGATGTTTATGGACTTGACGATGCGAACGTGACAATTCCTACAAAACGCCAGCCGACTGAACAGGAATGGAAAGACCTGAAATTAGCTTGGAAAGTTGTAAAACATGTTAAATCAAACGCGATCGTGCTTGCTAAGGATGAAATGACAGTTGGCGTCGGTGCGGGTCAGATGAACCGGGTTGGTGCAGCTAAGATTGCGATTGAACAAGCTGGAGATCGTGCACAAGGTTCCGCGCTTGGTTCAGATGCGTTCTTCCCGATGGATGACACAGTTGAAGCAGCAGCACGCGCTGGTGTAACGGCGATCATTCAGCCAGGAGGTTCTATCAAGGACGAGGATTCAATTAAAAAAGCTGACGAACACGGCATTACGATGGTGTTTACCGGGGTAAGACACTTTAAGCATTAA